The Desulfosporosinus sp. Sb-LF sequence TGAACGAAAGTATATGACGATGTGGCGATCATCTCAACCAACGTCAAATCAGCTGGCTTCAGTCGTAAGTCAATTGGTTGGCACAGCAGGAGGAATTTATCTCTCACTGGAACTCTTATTCTCCTTCCTGAAAATACCCGAAGATTGGTGGAGTCAATCTGTTTTCTTTGTTGAGCCACTTGCTGCCATTTCCTTAATTCTTGCAATCGTACAACCGTTTGGCGTAAAAGCTTGGATGAGACTTAGGAAATAGGGAAGGGAGAGGATAAGATGCTTTTGAGTGAACTTGCTGGTAAAGAGATTATCAATCTTCATGATGGTGTAAAATTAGGTCTGGTGGGAGACGCTGATCTTGATATTTCTTTAAACGGATCTGTGGAGGCAATCATTCTAACTCCACGCGGGGGGGCAGGATTTTGGGGTTCAAGGGGAGAACGGGAACGCGATATCTTGGTGATTCCTTGGCAAACTATTAAAAAAGTAGGTTCTGAGGTTATTATCATTGATTTGCAGAATAAATCAAAAAATAACCGATAATATTCAATTTGACAGAGGACGGGATACCCAATAGAATGAATGGTAAAGCTGTAACCCCGCATTGCATTTGGCAAACGGGGTTTTTGGCTTATCATCGCAGGAGGGGTTTCGTTGAAAAAAATTCGAGTTTTCATAGCTGGAGCAAGCGGGAAAATGGGTCAGGAAGTGATTCGTTCGCTTTTGGGACAAGATGATATGCTTTTGGTAGGAGCTTCAGATACAAGACATCAAGGGATGGACATAGGATTTATTGTGGGTCTTCCGCGAGTTGGTGTAGATATTACGGGTCCATTGGATCCTGAAATCTTACGAACGTCGCGTGCTGATGTTTTAGTGGATTTTACGAATCCTCAATCTGTATTAAAAAACGCAAAAATGGCAATTATGGCTGGAGTAGTTCCGGTCGTGGGAACAACTGGGTTAGACGAAGCTGAGATTGAAGAAATTCGAGCGCTCGTTGTTAAAGAACAGGTAGGAGCGTTCCTTGCTCCGAATTTCTCGATCGGGGCAATTTTGATGATGCGCTTTGCTAAGGAAGCGGCAAAATACTTTCCCAATGTGGATATTATTGAATTGCACCACGATCAAAAATTAGATGCTCCATCAGGAACCGCATTAAAAACAGCAGAGATGATCTTAGAAGACCGTGGTCCCATGGTTCAAGGACACCCGAATGAGTACGAGAAAGTTTCTGGAGCAAGGGGCGCAGATGTTGAGGGTATTCATATTCACTCTGTCCGTTTACCTGGCTTGATTGCCCATCAAGAAGTATTATTTGGGGGATTAGGCCAGGCCCTAACAATTAGGCATGATGCGTTTTCAAGAGAGACCTATATGCCGGGAGTTATGTTGAGTATTCGCAAAGCGATTGAATTGACTGGTCTCGTCATTGGATTGGATAATTTCCTCGATTAGGTAATTATCCAGCGTAACCGTAGCCCGCATTCCCTCATATAATGGATAGTAGTCAAAGGGACACTGTCTCAAAGGGGGGCATAAAGATGAGTGCGGGTTTGAAAGGAATTCGTTTAGCCGTAATCGGGGGGGATGAGCGAGAAATATACTTGATCCCCGAACTTCAAAAACAGGGAGCCTACATAGTCGGGGTCGGATTCGAGAATGCTTCTCCCATACCGGGATTGACGCTTGCGCCATCACTACAAGACGTAGTTGGCCAAGTGGATGCATTGCTTTTTCCAATGTTCGGCACTGATGAACGTGGGGTTGTGAAAGCCAAGTACTCTGCTTCGCCTATTGTATTAAACAAAGAAGTACTTCGAGCTATTCCAGCGCGTGTACCACTAATTATTGGATTCGCGCGGCCAGCTTTGAGGTCAATAGCAGAGAACCTGGGAATCCAATTGGTAGAAACCGCAATCCTTGATGAACTTGCTATCCTTAATTCTATACCTTCGGCAGAAGGAGCCATTCAGATGGCGATGGAGTCCACTACCATTACAATTCATGGAAGTGAGAGCGTCGTCATTGGCTTGGGGCGAAGTGGGTGGACGCTAGCACGCATGTTACAAGGGATTGGAGCACACGTGACGGGGGTTGCTCGTAAGCCTAAGGTCCTAGCGCGTGCAACCGAAATGGGACTCCATGCAGTCCATTTTGCAGATCTTGAGGATGAGATTGGTCGTGCGGAAATTATCTTCAATACCGTACCTCAACCAATATTAGATCGCGTGATGTTAGAAAAGGTGGCGCGGGATGCGGTCATTGTGGATTTGGCTTCTATACCAGGGGGCACAGATTTTGAATATGCGCAGATGTTGGGCATAAAAGCACTTCTGGCTCCGGGTCTTCCTGGCATTGTAGCTCCCAAAACGGCTGGCAAAATTCTTGCTCAAATTTACCCGCAACTTATTCTTCGTCACTTGACCACAGGGAATGGTTCGTTTCAGTCTTGAAAGTGGAGGTGCGAAGGGATGCAGGTTGACGGGTTAAAAATTGGGTTTGCTGTTACGGGATCACATTGTATGTTACATGAAGTTTCAAAGGTCATGAAACAACTAGTTGATGAGGGTGCTGATGTGACACCCATTATCTCCTATTCGGTTGAAACTATGGATACTCGTTTTGGAAAATCAGCGGAATGGAAAAGTAAATTTAAGGAAATTACGCATAAAGAATTGATTCAGACGATCCCAGCTGCTGAGCCGGTTGGGCCCAAGAAGATGTTCGATTGTTTGGTTATTGCTCCGTGTACCGGAAATACCTTGGCTAAACTGGCGAACGGAATTACGGATACACCAGTACTCATGGCAGCAAAATCTCATCTTCGAAATCAAAGACCGTTAATCTTGGCGATTTCTACTAATGATGGCTTAGGGTTAAATGCGCGCAATATCGGAACTTTGCTCATCACGAAGAGCATTTATTTGGTACCGTTTGGTCAAGATAATCCCGCTGATAAAGCGAATTCTTTAGTGGCACATATGGATAAAGTTAAGGACACTATTCTTATGGCTTGTGAAGGAAAACAAATTCAACCAGTACTTTGGGATTATCGATAAAGTGCTAATGGCCTAACAAAACAAGGTGCCTTGCTTTTTCGAGCAGGGCACCCTTTACACAACGTGAATTGTAGCCAAAAATAAGGAGGAACATAAGGGATGCCGAATGTAGCAATCGTTGGCGCCACGGGCGCAGTTGGACAAGAGTTTTTGAAAATCCTCGCCGAACGCAATTTTCCTATTAATAAACTGAGATTGTTAGCCACAAAGCGATCTGCTGGTAAACGTATTCTATGGCAAGGCCAGGAATTAGAGGTTCAAGAGACAACCCATGAGAGTTTTAAGGGTATTGATATTGCTCTTTTTGCTGGAGGATCAGGAAGTACGGAGTATGCCCATGCTGCGGTCAATAGCGGGGCGGTTGTGATCGATAATAGTAGCGCTTTTCGGCTTGATCCAGAAGTCCCTCTTGTTGTACCTGAAGTTAATCCTGAAGATGTCCAATGGCATAAGGGGATTATTGCCAACCCAAATTGTTCAACAATTATTATGGCGGTTGCCCTCAAGCCAATCTATGATTTAGCAGGAATTCGTCGTGTCGTTGTTTCGACCTACCAAGCCGTATCCGGAGCGGGACGAGAAGGTATTGAGGAACTTGAATCACAGGTTAAGGCCTGGTCTCAAGGTGAAGACCTCAAAGCGAATGTTTTCCCTTATCAAATTGCTTTTAATCTTATTCCCCGTATTGATGTATTTCAAGAGGGAGACTACACCAAAGAAGAGTGGAAGATGGTCAAGGAAACACAAAAGATTTTCCACGCTCCAAATATGGCTATCACAGCAACTACGGTTCGTGTACCGGTTTTCCGCAGTCATTCGGAGTCAATAAATGTTGAGACTGACCGGTTAGTTAGTGTCTCCGAAGTCCGAGCGGCTTTGAGTAAAGCAGCAGGTGTTATTGTAGATGACGAGCCTAGTAAGGACCACTATCCGATGCCCTGGTTTAGCTCTGACAAGGACGAAGTCTATGTCGGGCGCTTGCGTAAAGACTTTTCCATTGCTCAAGGGTTTAACTTGTGGGTGGCCGGAGATCAAATTCGTAAGGGCGCGGCGACAAACGCCGTGCAAATTGCAGAACTCCTTTTATAAAATCATGCCAACATTCATGGAAGAAAGAGGAGGGAATGGGCTTGCGTATTTTGGTACAGAAGTTTGGCGGGACTTCCGTGGCCACAGAAGAGCGGAGAGCTCAGGTGGCCTCCAAAGTTTCGGAGGCTGTTCATTGTGGATATTCTCCAGTGATTGTCGTTTCGGCGATTGGTCGTTCCGGGGATCCTTACGCAACAGATACGTTTCTGACTATGGTAAAAGGAATCTATCCTGATTTACCAAAACGCGAATTGGATCTTTTAATGAGTTGTGGGGAAGTGATTTCTGGAGCTGTTTTAGTAAGTACGTTAAATAGTCAGGGATTTGAGGCGGTTCTTCTTACTGGAGGGCAAGCAGGAATTATCACTAACAATGATTTCGGGGATGCCCGAATTGTACGGGTGGAACCAGGTGCTATACTAAATAAGCTTTCAGAAGGAAAAGTGGTCGTCGTCGCAGGATTCCAGGGAATGACCGAAGATGGTCAGATTACAACCCTTGGACGAGGAGGAAGCGACACGACGGCCTCTGCACTTGGGGTGGCCCTTAATGCTGAATCTATCGATATTTATACAGATGTTGAGGGAATC is a genomic window containing:
- a CDS encoding aspartate-semialdehyde dehydrogenase; the protein is MPNVAIVGATGAVGQEFLKILAERNFPINKLRLLATKRSAGKRILWQGQELEVQETTHESFKGIDIALFAGGSGSTEYAHAAVNSGAVVIDNSSAFRLDPEVPLVVPEVNPEDVQWHKGIIANPNCSTIIMAVALKPIYDLAGIRRVVVSTYQAVSGAGREGIEELESQVKAWSQGEDLKANVFPYQIAFNLIPRIDVFQEGDYTKEEWKMVKETQKIFHAPNMAITATTVRVPVFRSHSESINVETDRLVSVSEVRAALSKAAGVIVDDEPSKDHYPMPWFSSDKDEVYVGRLRKDFSIAQGFNLWVAGDQIRKGAATNAVQIAELLL
- a CDS encoding YlmC/YmxH family sporulation protein encodes the protein MLLSELAGKEIINLHDGVKLGLVGDADLDISLNGSVEAIILTPRGGAGFWGSRGERERDILVIPWQTIKKVGSEVIIIDLQNKSKNNR
- the dpsA gene encoding dipicolinate synthase subunit DpsA — protein: MSAGLKGIRLAVIGGDEREIYLIPELQKQGAYIVGVGFENASPIPGLTLAPSLQDVVGQVDALLFPMFGTDERGVVKAKYSASPIVLNKEVLRAIPARVPLIIGFARPALRSIAENLGIQLVETAILDELAILNSIPSAEGAIQMAMESTTITIHGSESVVIGLGRSGWTLARMLQGIGAHVTGVARKPKVLARATEMGLHAVHFADLEDEIGRAEIIFNTVPQPILDRVMLEKVARDAVIVDLASIPGGTDFEYAQMLGIKALLAPGLPGIVAPKTAGKILAQIYPQLILRHLTTGNGSFQS
- a CDS encoding dipicolinate synthase subunit B; translation: MQVDGLKIGFAVTGSHCMLHEVSKVMKQLVDEGADVTPIISYSVETMDTRFGKSAEWKSKFKEITHKELIQTIPAAEPVGPKKMFDCLVIAPCTGNTLAKLANGITDTPVLMAAKSHLRNQRPLILAISTNDGLGLNARNIGTLLITKSIYLVPFGQDNPADKANSLVAHMDKVKDTILMACEGKQIQPVLWDYR
- the dapB gene encoding 4-hydroxy-tetrahydrodipicolinate reductase; the protein is MKKIRVFIAGASGKMGQEVIRSLLGQDDMLLVGASDTRHQGMDIGFIVGLPRVGVDITGPLDPEILRTSRADVLVDFTNPQSVLKNAKMAIMAGVVPVVGTTGLDEAEIEEIRALVVKEQVGAFLAPNFSIGAILMMRFAKEAAKYFPNVDIIELHHDQKLDAPSGTALKTAEMILEDRGPMVQGHPNEYEKVSGARGADVEGIHIHSVRLPGLIAHQEVLFGGLGQALTIRHDAFSRETYMPGVMLSIRKAIELTGLVIGLDNFLD